The Ipomoea triloba cultivar NCNSP0323 chromosome 4, ASM357664v1 DNA segment TTCACGCAAATAGGTAAATACAAAAAGGTTTAGTGTAAACCATAAAAGTGCTCAAGCACTGTAAGGTCACCAGAAAAACCTATTCATATGTATAGGATAGGGGCTCAAGAACTGGAAGGGAGACACTTGCCTGTAAAGAGAACTGAGGCTTCTTGTCCCAGAACAAGGCAAATACTGGGGGGCTTTGCTTCCCAACAGCCAATACACAAGCTCCTGGATGAAGCACTGAGGGGACACCTGAAACAACAGCTACATACTTTTCTGGAAATCGTTCTTTAGGAGGCAAAACACCCAGAAATAAGGGGTTCTTGCTTGATTGAGATCCAGCATAAGCCGTAGGATCAACATGTAGCATCCACTTAGGGTGTTCTAAGAAAGCACAAAATAAATATAGGAGCAGATGTGAATCTGTAGGAAGGTCACTACTCCACTTCTTGTTTGAACTGTCATAAACTTCACCCAGATACTCATACTTCTTCACACATGTCCCTTCAGCAAGCTCTGTAAAATTACATACTTTTGATGTCAGGCACCAAGTATTAATATAGGTTTTTTAGTTAAGGGAATGAGCACCTTTTGTCCTTGATTTGATCATTTGATGAGTTACAATAAATTACCCTTAATTTTTCACATTTGAGCAGCTTTAATTGATGATGAAAGATAAAAACCAAAAAATGCATTTTCTTTTTGgaacaaaaagtaaaatataattttgaaagaGAGAAACAAAGGGCCAGTGCCACTGATGGAGGGATAGGGTCATGCAACCAAGAAATTAAATACAGGATAGAGCTGTGGACAAGTACAGAGGTCGCCATTGGGAGACGGAGCTGGCTTCAGGCGAACCAAGTGACAATAAAGTGAGTggagagaggaaaaagaagagTTTGTTGGGCTTTGGGGGAGGGAGTTACCAGACAGTGGTCACGGTTGAAGAGGAGATAAAAAACAAGGGTGGTGGAGCTGGTATTTTGCTATGATGCTGCACAAAGGTGGATAGAGATGAGGGAAAGGGAAGAAGAGAAGTGTAGGGTGAGGTTGCTGTGGCCTGTAGGTTTGACCTTGGGATTAAGGGGAGAGGTAGAGGTGGCAGATGATGGAGCTGGGTGGCTGGGGGAACATCTAATTTCTGAAATAATAACAGAAAGAAAAGTAAAtctatttttcttttgctttccCAAACTTCCACAATCAATTAAGGGCTTAATTTATAAAAACTGGAGGTTAACATTGCAATCTAAGAAAACTGAGAATGTTTTATCAAAACAACtcagaaaaattaaatttaaaaattgaaccTTGATGATCTCATGTCCTGAAAATTATCAGAGACCCTTATAGGGTAATGAACAGATTACCTCGAATTCTCCTTACGGTATAATCTGCACGAACACTACCTTGGGTAAGCAAGCCCTTTCCCCATTCTCCTTTCATCAAAGTAAGAAGCCTCTGATGCTCAGTTATAGCATCGATGCACTCTTGCACAACAGGGATTAAGGTGCTCTGCTGTGGGGATTGTTGAAAAATGCTAGGAGTCAACTTTGCTGAAATGAAAATGCCCAAAAGATATCAAAAGATACCAAcaaaccaaaaataataatactattgacaccataaaaataaataaataaaaaggtgaACCAACTTACACATGCAAGAATCAAGAGTTTGAACAAGATTGGCACGCAGTTGGTGAAGAAGTCCATCTTCATCAAGAGAGAATGAGGATTGCCATTCATTAGTCATCCCAGGTGTGCAGACAGTAGTAGTTCCAGCACTTGAGATTTCACTTCCCACTTGACTGACAGTAATTGTTATTCCTAGTTTAGCAGCAGATTGCATGACCTAACATAGTCAAATAAGCATGATTCAGAATTCACACAGATAAGCTGCTGATTGCAGCGAAGGCTTTGCCTTGTCCATTTAGAGAACCCTTGAGTGTGATAAGAGTATCACACCACAATTTACAAGTTCAAAAGCGGAATATGGTTAGCAAATGCTGGTGCATCTCTGCACCCCTTGAACAAGTTCAATGTATCAAGGTATAAACACAGGAAAGGGATAGAAAGGAGAAAAAGTTTGAGATAGCCCACCTTCACGTGACTAGTATCAATTTTGTTAAGCAAGGGATTGAGAAGCATTGTGGAAAACCACTGCCTAAGATGGTCACGCCACCGTTCAATCTGTGGATATATACCAAGATGTTCAAAAGCTTCAATAGATTCTATCATTGACATGGGAGGAGGTAGATCACCCTCCCCTTTTTTTGGAGGAGTAGTGAATTTTTGTGAACCAGGGGACATCCTAACAGGCCTCAAAGGAGTACTTCTAGGAGTTCCAGAAGTGTTAGCTGAACTGGGCATGTTACTAGGACTGACTACACCAAAACCACTTATCGTGGGTGGTGGGGTGGACAATTTACTTGCCGATTCAGAAATTTTCTCATCAACATCAGCCAAAAACTTTTCAAGATCTTCTTCTGTCATTATCTCTTTGTGAAAAGGAGCTCGCTTGTTTGACCAAGGTGAAGTCTGGAGAGAAGGTGATTGTGAAGATGTAGGGACTAGAATCAGAGATTGGGAAGCAGGAGACTTGGATGGGGTGCTGAAAGTATGTATTTTAGACCCGCTACTGGCACTTGATTTTTCACTACTCAGTCTAGCTGAACGGCTTGCACTGGAAATTGGCTGATGAACTGGGACAAGGGCATCTAATGGAGAGGTCATTTTGGACTTGGGAGGTTTCTTTGAAGATTCTACTGTGCCCTGTTCAACCTTTGGCTTAATTCCTAAAAGCCCTAGTTGTCTACTAGTCAGCCGCATCTGTTCCTTTGATCCTTTAGCTGGAGAAGTAATCATCAATTCTGTTGTATTCCTTTTTCTCCAAAGCAGAATAGCCTTAACAAGGGCAAGAAAAGTTCCAATTAAGAAAAAACCGGCAATGCTTTGTATCACTTTGGTAAAAAGACCTGAGCATGAAGTAAAGAAAGGTCAGACCAATTAATTGCTTAGCTTAACCCAACTAAGAAGAAACTTTAAGCTATGTTACTTACGAGCAGTTTCTTGAGAAGCGTATCCAATTTTCAAACTTTCAACAATtccattttccctaaaattcaaattcaaataaagcCATTAGCTACGCTACCTAAGATAATACAACTAAAAATATAGACAATCCTGTTTCccaaagaaataaaaatgtcaGTACACCATTCAGGAAAATGTGATAGATTACATACTTCTTTGGATAGGGATTAGTTGAGAAAAAGGGTTGGGGGGGGNNNNNNNNNNNNNNNNNNNNNNNNNNNNNNNNNNNNNNNNNNNNNNNNNNNNNNNNNNNNNNNNNNNNNNNNNNNNNNNNNNNNNNNNNNNNNNNNNNNNNNNNNNNNNNNNNNNNNNNNNNNNNNNNNNNNNNNNNNNNNNNNNNNNNNNNNNNNNNNNNNNNNNNNNNNNNNNNNNNNNNNNNNNNNNNNNNNNNNNNNNNNNNNNNNNNNNNNNNNNNNNNNNNNNNNNNNNNNNNNNNNNNNNNNNNNNNNNNNNNNNNNNNNNNNNNNNNNNNNNNNNNNNNNNNNNNNNNNNNNNNNNNNNNNNNNNNNNNNNNNNNNNNNNNNNNNNNNNNNNNNNNNNNNNNNNNNNNNNNNNNNNNNNNNNNNNNNNNNNNNNNNNNNNNNNNNNNNNNNNNNNNNNNNNNNNNNNNNNNNNNNNNNNNNNNNNNNNNNNNNNNNNNNNNNNNNNNNNNNNNNNNNNNNNNNNNNNNNNNNNNNNNNNNNNNNNNNNNNNNNNNNNNNNNNNNNNNNNNNNNNNNNNNNNNNNNNNNNNNNNNNNNNNNNNNNNNNNNNNNNNNNNNNNNNNNNNNNNNNNNNNNNNNNNNNNNNNNNNNNNNNNNNNNNNNNNNNNNNNNNNNNNNNNNNNNNNNNNNNNNNNNNNNNNNNNNNNNNNNNNNNNNNNNNNNNNNNNNNNNNNNNNNNNNNNNNNNNNNNNNNNNNNNNNNNNNNNNNNNNNNNNNNNNNNNNNNNNNNNNNNNNNNNNNNNNNNNNNNNNNNNNNNNNNNNNNNNNNNNNNNNNNNNNNNNNNNNNNNNNNNNNNNNNNNNNNNNNNNNNNNNNNNNNNNNNNNNNNNNNNNNNNNNNNNNNNNNNNNNNNNNNNNNNNNNNNNNNNNNNNNNNNNNNNNNNNNNNNNNNNNNNNNNNNNNNNNNNNNNNNNNNNNNNNNNNNNNNNNNNNNNNNNNNNNNNNNNNNNNNNNNNNNNNNNNNNNNNNNNNNNNNNNNNNNNNNNNNNNNNNNNNNNNNNNNNNNNNNNNNNNNNNNNNNNNNNNNNNNNNNNNNNNNNNNNNNNNNNNNNNNNNNNNNNNNNNNNNNNNNNNNNNNNNNNNNNNNNNNNNNNNNNNNNNNNNNNNNNNNNNNNNNNNNNNNNNNNNNNNNNNNNNNNNNNNNNNNNNNNNNNNNNNNNNNNNNNNNNNNNNNNNNNNNNNNNNNNNNNNNNNNNNNNNNNNNNNNNNNNNNNNNNNNNNNNNNNNNNNNNNNNNNNNNNNNNNNNNNNNNNNNNNNNNNNNNNNNNNNNNNNNNNNNNNNNNNNNNNNNNNNNNNNNNNNNNNNNNNNNNNNNNNNNNNNNNNNNNNNNNNNNNNNNNNNNNNNNNNNNNNNNNNNNNNNNNNNNNNNNNNNNNNNNNNNNNNNNNNNNNNNNNNNNNNNNNNNNNNNNNNNNNNNNNNNNNNNNNNNNNNNNNNNNNNNNNNNNNNNNNNNNNNNNNNNNNNNNNNNNNNNNNNNNNNNNNNNNNNNNNNNNNNNNNNNNNNNNNNNNNNNNNNNNNNNNNNNNNNNNNNNNNNNNNNNNNNNNNNNNNNNNNNNNNNNNNNNNNNNNNNNNNNNNNNNNNNNNNNNNNNNNNNNNNNNNNNNNNNNNNNNNNNNNNNNNNNNNNNNNNNNNNNNNNNNNNNNNNNNNNNNNNNNNNNNNNNNNNNNNNNNNNNNNNNNNNNNNNNNNNNNNNNNNNNNNNNNNNNNNNggggggggggggggggggggggggggggggggcgagATCATGTAATCACATAAATTAGATTTTTGTCCATATTTAATCATAGTGCATTTAAGAGTGCAACTATAAATGTGACATTGCAGCAAGCTAGTTGAGCAGAACTATAGCAAAATCATTTCCAGTAACGATGTATAGAACACCTTTTACAtattgaaattgtaaatataatactaacaCTTTCACCATAAAAATGCATTACTGATCATTTATAGTTCCCCGACTTTCCCCTCCCTATCTAACTCAAACAGGAATCAAAATCTCCATACTCCCAATTCCAAATCTATTGAGTGATGTTGAAAGACAATACTACAAACAAAGCATTCCCAGAACAAGCTCCAGTTCACAATACACCCCTGATGGAACTGTATTTCTGTAATTCAACATAATAAATGCTCCAAAAGATTGCACAAGtcataagaaataaataaataaatgaataaacaagAAATTTTCCCATAAAAGCTAAACAGCAAACTTACACACTCCTAAATTGCTACAAAACCCTAATTTAGCGAACTAAGGCACAACAAAAGAGGCAACAGCACATACAACACACATGAACAAATAATATTTGGGAGAATGAGAGACACGAACACATTGCACCTCGCGCTGGAGCATACCTAGAGATTACGCTCAGGAGGGCAAAGGCGGAGGCGGAGGAGAGCGATAGGAGGACTAGGAAGGTGGACTTGGAGGGGCGGAGGCTATTGGAGGTTAATGCGGCGGAGAGAGCCGGGTTTTGATACACCGTGAACTTCGAGGGCTTAGGTGGCGCCGAGCTCTgctctcttcctcctcctccacctCCACCTTCCATTCCTTAGTCGATAGCTTCACTTGCACAATTGAACGCTGAAAAATGGAAGCCTATCGCACAATCGCCATTAATGAGAATGCTATTCGCTTCGGAGGAGTTCGCTTCTACAGCTTTCAGGCTTATGACTCAccaaaggaagaagaaaaagatgtttccaaaaaaaaaaaaaggaagaagaaaaagagggaaaatgtgtttttctttAGTTCCCCAAATCTTTTAGATAATATCACTGAACCCCTTGTAGTTTGAGATTAATAACAATTTCCCCCCTAAACTTATTTTATATGCAATTTACTCCTAATTCAAAGTTCGAGTTTAAGGTCTTCCTCAATAGTGGagattttgatgagtttttgtagGTGCGATTagtaaagagaaaatgagagtggaagaaaaaagttaaaagaataaataaaacaaaacaaaacaattgaaaaaaaaaactaaaataaaaaagtaattacGCGCCCAGGCGGGCATGAGATTTGCGTCTCACGCACGTGAGGGGCAAATCTTCTCCCATAGTGGGTCCGGCCCTTACCTGCCAAAATCCCAAAATTTGCCGGAGAAAAATACCCCCAAAATCCATCATTTCACATTTGTAAAAAACTCATCTTAAaattttactattccaaaattCCTCCAAAAACTTACAAATGGGGATGCCCTAATAGAATTAACCGATTAAATCAAAATCATTAAGAAAAAGAAcatccaaacaaacaaaactcACTACTTTGCAAACACACCCTCCTCGATCACTTGATATCCACATCGTCATCGACTAAGAAAAGTTTTGTCCTTATTAAAGCATGATCAAACATTCAAACtcctataaatattttttttttcttttgttaaatgTTATGTTAAGTAATGGGATCGAGTAATTTGaactaaataatgaatttgTGAAAAATAGAATACACATTATGCATATTAGTAAAATTTATGTTTTAGTTGATTCGgtgaattttttaaagaaatttattaataactaaaattttaaaagatgtAATATCAATCGcttttttgagtgatgagaAAAACCTACCATCATTGTATACGAAGAAAAACCTCTTCATCTTATGACCCTAGTGACAAAAGACTACAATGAAGTAAACCAGTCTAAGTTACACATAACTGTCCCGCTCAAACCCAGAAGCCTAAAAGGCCAATCACTTCTTATTTAGTAGGAAAACACTCAAATGCAACCCTTCAAAAGCAACATACATAAAGAAACCCTGACTACTGAAAAAAAAACTGCATTATACGAAATTTTGACATTAGCAGACTAATCACTTCTGCAGATTAAAGAGTGCAagcttaacaacaacaacaaaagctTTCTAGTTCTAGAGATGAAGGCCTAGAAAAGGCCAAGAAGACATTCCCATTGTTAGGAATCATTAGTACAAACTCAGGTTATGCTGTCATAAAAAGTCTCCTCCTACTTGCATACTTATCATGTGGAGTGAGCAAATTATTGAGCATAATTTCAGGATAGAAACTAAGTTAAAGCATCATAGCATTACACGGGAATTAACGACATAAAATAGCTTCTTCAGATCTTGCTCACTGTTGGAGAAGAATTGGGGTTGGGGAGGCCGACTGAGGAGGACTTTGATGCATCCGTTGTGACTGGCGGTGCCTCCTCTAGACAACTTTGTGTGTCGTCGCTTATCCCACCTATGCTCATTTTATCCACCTCTTCCTGCGTGTATATGTGGATCTTCGAGACGACTTCACAGAACTCGCTGCATCATTCCATCAGGGCAACCGAATCAATTCAATCATTATATTGGGAAGAAACATAGAAGAATGAATGTATTGAAATATGTTCTCGAGGACATAGGACATAATTCTAGCATCCATGTATAAAATGATTCATCTTCCCTAGTGTATGAAAATGGAATTAGAGAATTAGAGCTACCACACACTAGGCTAAATATATTTGCTCGTTGGGGGAAACACCAGCCAAGTTAGTCAGGTTGTTGACATGGTAACCACAACGCTACAAGTTCGACTCTAGCGGGAGTGGCCTATTagccttcttaatttgagtcagtcaactatagacaacctaagctgatttaccTCCATGTAGTCCTTtgtcggctagggtcacaaggcaggaTTTACCCAGTGGGCACTCACTCAGGAGTAGTGGCTatggtttccctcgtcactcaaaaaacatatatttgctTGATAGTAGTCGGATACTTTTAGATAGCCTAATGAAATTTGGAAGGCATAAGAATGAAGTGCTCATTTCATGGAGGGGGAGCGGGGAGGGACTTACTGCCATGGATCGTCCCCAACGACCATCATGTCATTCTCACTGTCGGTGTACAAGATTCTCCATCCTTTGTTAGGATCACGCAGCAGGCCTTCCATTCCAAAG contains these protein-coding regions:
- the LOC116016495 gene encoding uncharacterized protein LOC116016495 — protein: MEGGGGGGGREQSSAPPKPSKFTVYQNPALSAALTSNSLRPSKSTFLVLLSLSSASAFALLSVISRENGIVESLKIGYASQETARLFTKVIQSIAGFFLIGTFLALVKAILLWRKRNTTELMITSPAKGSKEQMRLTSRQLGLLGIKPKVEQGTVESSKKPPKSKMTSPLDALVPVHQPISSASRSARLSSEKSSASSGSKIHTFSTPSKSPASQSLILVPTSSQSPSLQTSPWSNKRAPFHKEIMTEEDLEKFLADVDEKISESASKLSTPPPTISGFGVVSPSNMPSSANTSGTPRSTPLRPVRMSPGSQKFTTPPKKGEGDLPPPMSMIESIEAFEHLGIYPQIERWRDHLRQWFSTMLLNPLLNKIDTSHVKVMQSAAKLGITITVSQVGSEISSAGTTTVCTPGMTNEWQSSFSLDEDGLLHQLRANLVQTLDSCMSKLTPSIFQQSPQQSTLIPVVQECIDAITEHQRLLTLMKGEWGKGLLTQGSVRADYTVRRIRELAEGTCVKKYEYLGEVYDSSNKKWSSDLPTDSHLLLYLFCAFLEHPKWMLHVDPTAYAGSQSSKNPLFLGVLPPKERFPEKYVAVVSGVPSVLHPGACVLAVGKQSPPVFALFWDKKPQFSLQGRTAVWDSVLLLCYKIKVGYGGIVRGLHLGSSALDILSVLDPEPED